A genomic window from Micromonospora violae includes:
- a CDS encoding TMEM165/GDT1 family protein — protein sequence MEGFFAALVVSFGVIFVAELGDKSQLMALTFATRFKPIPVLIGITIATAVVHLASVAIGVGLGAVLPTEWISLVAGVAFLGFGAWTLRGDKLTEEEKRKAEKTNKTALVAVSVAFFLAELGDKTMLATITLATKYGWFGTWLGSTIGMVAADALAIMVGRMLGRRLPEKTIKYGAAILFAISGLWLILEAVNELT from the coding sequence ATGGAGGGATTTTTCGCCGCGCTGGTCGTCAGCTTCGGCGTCATCTTCGTCGCCGAGCTGGGGGACAAGTCCCAGCTGATGGCGCTGACCTTCGCCACGCGGTTCAAACCGATCCCGGTGCTGATCGGCATCACGATCGCCACCGCGGTGGTGCACCTGGCGTCGGTCGCGATCGGTGTGGGTCTCGGGGCGGTGCTGCCGACCGAGTGGATCTCCCTGGTGGCCGGCGTGGCGTTCCTCGGGTTCGGTGCGTGGACGCTACGTGGGGACAAGCTCACCGAGGAGGAGAAGCGCAAGGCCGAGAAGACCAACAAGACCGCGCTGGTGGCGGTGTCGGTGGCGTTCTTCCTCGCCGAGTTGGGTGACAAGACGATGCTCGCCACGATCACGCTCGCCACCAAGTACGGCTGGTTCGGCACCTGGCTCGGCTCCACCATCGGCATGGTGGCCGCGGACGCGCTGGCCATCATGGTCGGCCGGATGCTCGGTCGGCGGCTGCCGGAGAAGACCATCAAGTACGGTGCGGCGATCCTCTTCGCCATCTCCGGTCTCTGGCTGATCCTGGAGGCGGTGAACGAGCTGACGTGA
- a CDS encoding DUF1622 domain-containing protein gives MEPAELLRQGDQVLVAVVEVAGALVIFVGAVWAAVRFVVEGLRHRSAARFTPIRLSLGRFLTLGLEFQLAADVLRTAVSPSFTQIGQLAAIATIRTALNYFLGREIRQEQRQVAEGERRA, from the coding sequence GTGGAGCCGGCCGAGTTGTTGCGCCAGGGCGATCAGGTGCTGGTTGCCGTGGTGGAGGTGGCCGGCGCGCTGGTGATCTTCGTGGGCGCGGTGTGGGCGGCGGTGCGGTTCGTGGTCGAGGGGCTGCGACACCGCAGTGCCGCCCGTTTCACGCCGATCCGGCTCTCCCTGGGTCGCTTTCTGACGCTCGGTCTGGAATTCCAGCTGGCGGCCGACGTGCTGCGTACGGCGGTGTCCCCGTCGTTCACGCAGATCGGCCAACTCGCCGCGATCGCCACGATCCGGACGGCGTTGAACTACTTTCTCGGCCGCGAGATCCGTCAGGAGCAGCGTCAGGTGGCCGAGGGGGAGCGGCGCGCGTGA
- the nhaA gene encoding Na+/H+ antiporter NhaA, with protein sequence MTSRTPSTGPRPPKIRLFSRSSWPQARHLADVLRTETVGGALLLVGAVIALIWANSPWSDSYTRLGHVVPWPGAPWHLDLDLATWAADGLLAIFFFVVGLELKREFVAGDLRDPRRAALPVVAALGGMLLPALIYVSVILSAGGAGLRGWAIPTATDIAFALAVLAVVSSHLPQGLRAFLLTLAVVDDLFAITIIAIFYTADFQLIPLLAALAPIGLFAVLVQRGRTWWWALIPLAIAAWTLMHASGVHATVAGVLLGFTVPVLARRPASGDQSASGNHVTGSDQSASGDAQAGEGGLAAHLEHRWRPVSAGVAVPIFALFAAGVTLRGTDLGALLSDPIVIAIVAALVFGKSIGILGSTYLLARFTRAELDEDITWADLLGIALLAGIGFTVSLLIGDLAFGAGSTADDRVKAAVLLGSVISAGLAATVLVRRNAAYRMVAQREQLDADRDGVPDVYQNPDAR encoded by the coding sequence ATGACCTCCCGCACCCCATCAACCGGGCCACGTCCGCCGAAGATTCGGCTGTTCTCCCGCTCATCCTGGCCACAGGCCCGGCACCTGGCCGACGTGCTGCGTACCGAGACGGTCGGCGGCGCACTGCTGCTGGTCGGCGCCGTCATCGCGCTGATCTGGGCCAACTCCCCGTGGTCCGACTCGTACACCCGGCTCGGTCATGTCGTGCCCTGGCCCGGCGCGCCCTGGCACCTCGACCTGGACCTGGCCACGTGGGCGGCGGACGGCCTGCTGGCCATCTTCTTCTTCGTGGTGGGCCTGGAGCTCAAACGGGAGTTCGTCGCCGGTGACCTCCGCGACCCGCGCCGGGCCGCGCTTCCGGTCGTGGCCGCCCTCGGCGGGATGCTGCTGCCGGCGCTGATCTATGTTTCGGTGATCCTGAGCGCGGGCGGGGCGGGCCTGCGCGGATGGGCCATTCCGACCGCCACCGACATCGCCTTCGCGCTCGCCGTGCTCGCGGTGGTCAGCTCACACCTGCCGCAGGGCCTACGCGCATTCCTGCTCACCCTCGCGGTGGTCGACGACCTGTTCGCCATCACCATCATCGCGATCTTCTACACCGCTGACTTCCAACTGATTCCGCTGCTCGCCGCGTTGGCGCCGATCGGACTCTTCGCGGTGCTGGTGCAGCGGGGACGGACCTGGTGGTGGGCGCTGATCCCCCTCGCGATCGCCGCCTGGACACTGATGCACGCCTCGGGGGTGCACGCCACGGTGGCGGGTGTCCTGCTCGGCTTCACCGTCCCGGTGCTCGCTCGCCGGCCGGCGAGCGGCGACCAGTCGGCCAGCGGCAACCACGTGACCGGCAGCGACCAGTCGGCCAGCGGCGACGCGCAGGCCGGCGAGGGTGGGCTCGCCGCGCACCTGGAGCATCGCTGGCGGCCGGTGTCAGCCGGCGTCGCGGTGCCGATCTTCGCCCTGTTCGCCGCCGGAGTCACCCTGCGCGGCACCGACCTCGGCGCCCTGCTGAGCGACCCGATCGTGATCGCCATCGTCGCCGCTCTGGTGTTCGGCAAGAGCATCGGCATCCTCGGCTCGACGTACCTGCTCGCCCGGTTCACTCGCGCCGAACTCGACGAGGACATCACCTGGGCCGACCTGCTCGGGATCGCCCTGCTGGCCGGGATCGGGTTCACCGTCTCGCTGCTCATCGGCGACCTGGCCTTCGGGGCCGGCAGCACGGCCGACGACCGGGTCAAGGCGGCCGTGCTGCTCGGCTCGGTGATCTCCGCCGGGCTGGCCGCGACCGTGCTCGTCCGCCGCAACGCGGCGTACCGGATGGTGGCCCAGCGGGAACAGCTGGACGCCGACCGGGACGGCGTACCCGACGTCTACCAAAACCCCGACGCCCGGTGA
- a CDS encoding polysaccharide biosynthesis tyrosine autokinase: MGALLMDLLRHLRHVRRHWWVALVTVMVALGVSAFLTVRAQPRYVASVTFFVTTPNTGVTDAYQGGLFLQQRVKSYADLLSSDRLAQSVVAETPVGLTADEVQRRVSTSTEAGTVLLRASVTDTDQTRALRVTESLANKFVELVQKVETTPEGKAPIKIEVVSGPRVSANPVSPQPIRNLSLGGVIGLILGIGLAILRGVADVRLRDAAGLQRAAGSPLLGEIPFEANARSAPLIVGDAATSARAEAVRKLRTNLRFVDVHEPARVIAVTSALQGEGKTTLSCNLAIALAEAGWRVLLVDADLRRPKVDDYLGLDAGVGLTDVLVGDVKVGDVVQRWGDKSLLVLPSGSAPPNPSELLGSKAMSDLLLALRESADIVIIDTAPLLAVTDGVVVAVQADGALLVTQQGRTSRTQVAAAARSLHSVSVRLLGCVLNMAKVAKAEAYQYEAYRVVTSTTGASVPADRAASGRHSATADGVNGVPDHTQELTRLPR, translated from the coding sequence ATGGGGGCGCTCCTGATGGACCTGCTCCGCCATTTGCGCCACGTGCGTCGGCACTGGTGGGTCGCGCTGGTCACGGTCATGGTGGCTCTCGGCGTCTCGGCGTTTCTGACCGTACGGGCCCAACCCCGATACGTCGCCTCGGTGACCTTCTTCGTCACCACCCCCAACACCGGCGTCACCGACGCCTACCAGGGTGGGCTCTTCCTTCAACAGCGCGTCAAGTCGTACGCCGACCTGCTCAGCAGCGACCGCCTGGCGCAGAGCGTCGTGGCCGAGACACCGGTCGGCCTCACCGCCGACGAGGTGCAGCGCCGGGTGAGCACCTCCACCGAGGCCGGCACCGTGCTGCTGCGGGCGTCGGTCACCGACACCGACCAGACCCGCGCGTTGCGGGTCACCGAGAGCCTCGCCAACAAGTTCGTCGAACTCGTACAGAAGGTCGAGACGACGCCCGAGGGCAAGGCGCCCATCAAGATTGAGGTGGTCAGCGGCCCCCGGGTCAGCGCCAACCCCGTCTCGCCGCAGCCGATCCGCAACCTCAGCCTCGGTGGCGTGATCGGCCTGATCCTCGGCATCGGCCTGGCGATCCTGCGGGGCGTCGCCGACGTCCGACTGCGCGACGCCGCCGGCCTGCAACGCGCCGCCGGCAGCCCGCTGCTCGGGGAGATCCCGTTCGAGGCCAACGCCCGCAGCGCCCCGCTGATCGTGGGCGACGCCGCCACGTCGGCGCGCGCCGAGGCGGTCCGCAAGCTGCGCACCAACCTGCGCTTCGTGGACGTCCACGAGCCGGCCCGGGTCATCGCGGTGACCAGCGCCCTGCAGGGCGAGGGCAAGACGACGCTCTCCTGCAACCTGGCCATCGCGCTGGCCGAGGCGGGCTGGCGGGTGCTGCTGGTCGACGCCGACCTGCGCCGCCCGAAGGTCGACGACTACCTGGGCCTGGACGCCGGCGTCGGACTCACCGACGTGCTGGTCGGCGACGTCAAGGTGGGCGACGTCGTGCAGCGCTGGGGCGACAAGTCGCTGCTGGTGCTGCCCAGCGGCTCGGCCCCGCCGAACCCGAGCGAACTGCTCGGCTCCAAGGCCATGTCGGACCTGCTGCTGGCGCTGCGCGAGTCGGCGGACATCGTGATCATCGACACCGCGCCGCTGCTCGCGGTGACCGACGGCGTGGTGGTGGCCGTGCAGGCCGACGGCGCGCTGCTGGTGACCCAGCAGGGCCGTACCTCACGGACCCAGGTCGCCGCGGCGGCCCGGTCCCTGCACTCGGTCTCGGTCCGACTGCTCGGCTGTGTGCTGAACATGGCCAAGGTGGCCAAGGCCGAGGCGTACCAGTACGAGGCCTACCGGGTGGTGACCTCGACCACCGGGGCCTCGGTGCCGGCCGACCGGGCGGCGTCCGGCCGGCACAGCGCGACCGCCGACGGGGTCAACGGCGTCCCCGACCACACCCAGGAACTCACCCGGCTGCCCCGATGA
- a CDS encoding low molecular weight phosphatase family protein, with translation MADRVLFVCHANLCRSPMAEYLARRLLAGQSVEVASAGTDAIDGLGMHPYAMEIATESGADPAAFRTRGLRPEYLVDATLVLTATRRQRSICTALAPGALHRTFTLRQFGRLAAAAELPADSADDPLRAAIAAAAQARGRLQPTAPDEDDLRDPIGGTAADFRRCAEEIEQSLRPLAALIGAAG, from the coding sequence ATGGCTGATCGCGTGTTGTTCGTCTGCCACGCCAACCTGTGCCGGTCGCCGATGGCCGAGTACCTGGCCCGCCGGCTGCTGGCCGGCCAGTCCGTCGAGGTGGCCAGTGCCGGCACCGACGCGATCGACGGGTTGGGCATGCACCCGTACGCCATGGAGATCGCGACCGAGAGCGGCGCGGACCCGGCGGCGTTCCGGACCCGGGGTCTGCGCCCCGAGTACCTGGTCGACGCGACGCTCGTGCTGACCGCCACCCGACGCCAACGCTCGATCTGCACCGCGTTGGCGCCGGGGGCGCTGCACCGGACGTTCACACTGCGCCAGTTCGGCCGGCTGGCCGCGGCGGCCGAACTGCCCGCCGACTCGGCCGACGACCCGTTGCGGGCGGCGATCGCCGCCGCCGCCCAGGCCCGGGGACGGCTGCAACCCACCGCCCCGGACGAGGACGATCTTCGGGACCCGATCGGCGGTACCGCGGCCGACTTCCGACGCTGCGCTGAGGAGATCGAACAGTCGCTACGACCCCTCGCCGCGCTCATCGGGGCAGCCGGGTGA
- a CDS encoding glycosyltransferase family 4 protein, giving the protein MKIGILSYHFPPEPAFIPGSLAEELVARGHEVRVLTGFPDYPGGHVYPGWRQRWHHETHSQRLSVRRVPRYPGRAASIGGRMASYLSFAGSAGLVARRFLAGIDVLYVFQLPATTFAAAGVLRLLGRVPAVLHVQDVWARDGAEEDGEGRWATRLGSAMTRVYRTAARIAVAAPSMRDLVVAAGADPARVRLVLNWTDERIFHPATAGAAARQLVRRDGRCVVMHAGTIGERQGLETAVRAAAALDRTMDLVLVGSGAAERRVRGLAAELGADNVRFLERRSPIDMPELYAAADYQLVMMRDLPELRGTVPAKLQAALSCAAPVIASAGGDTAELVERARAGLSCPPEDWATLADRFWLAATIPPPTRTEMGRRGRAAYLREMSLPAGVDQIEGLLHEAAGRVPEAATEPRRKLA; this is encoded by the coding sequence GTGAAGATCGGCATCCTGTCGTACCACTTTCCGCCGGAGCCGGCGTTCATCCCCGGGAGCCTCGCCGAGGAGTTGGTCGCGCGTGGGCACGAGGTACGGGTCCTCACCGGCTTTCCGGACTACCCCGGCGGGCACGTCTACCCCGGCTGGCGACAGCGGTGGCACCACGAGACGCACAGCCAACGGCTGAGCGTCCGACGGGTGCCCCGGTACCCGGGGCGGGCCGCCTCCATCGGCGGGCGGATGGCCAGCTACCTCTCCTTCGCCGGCAGCGCCGGGCTGGTCGCGCGCCGGTTCCTCGCCGGCATCGACGTGCTCTACGTCTTCCAGCTGCCGGCGACCACGTTCGCCGCCGCCGGGGTGCTGCGGTTGCTCGGTCGGGTGCCGGCGGTGCTGCACGTGCAGGACGTCTGGGCCCGCGACGGCGCCGAGGAGGACGGTGAGGGACGCTGGGCAACCCGGCTGGGCAGCGCGATGACGCGGGTCTACCGGACCGCGGCGCGAATTGCGGTCGCCGCGCCGTCGATGCGGGACCTGGTGGTCGCCGCCGGCGCCGACCCGGCCCGGGTCCGGCTGGTGCTGAACTGGACCGACGAGCGGATCTTCCACCCGGCGACAGCCGGCGCGGCAGCCCGCCAGTTGGTCCGTCGAGACGGTCGGTGCGTGGTGATGCACGCCGGAACCATCGGGGAGCGGCAGGGGTTGGAGACCGCGGTCCGGGCGGCCGCGGCGCTGGACCGGACGATGGATCTGGTCCTGGTGGGTTCGGGAGCGGCGGAGCGGCGGGTGCGGGGGCTCGCCGCCGAGCTGGGTGCGGACAATGTCCGGTTCCTGGAGCGTCGGTCGCCGATCGACATGCCCGAGCTGTATGCGGCCGCCGACTACCAGCTGGTCATGATGCGTGACCTTCCGGAGCTGCGCGGCACGGTGCCCGCCAAGCTCCAGGCCGCGCTCTCCTGTGCCGCGCCGGTGATCGCGTCGGCCGGCGGCGACACGGCCGAGCTGGTGGAACGGGCTCGGGCTGGGCTGTCCTGCCCACCGGAGGACTGGGCGACGCTGGCCGACCGGTTCTGGTTGGCCGCCACCATTCCGCCACCGACCCGCACCGAGATGGGTCGCCGCGGGCGGGCCGCCTACCTGCGGGAGATGTCGCTGCCCGCCGGCGTGGACCAGATCGAAGGGCTGTTGCACGAGGCGGCCGGTCGGGTCCCCGAGGCCGCCACGGAACCACGAAGAAAGCTCGCTTAA